One stretch of Saccharopolyspora erythraea DNA includes these proteins:
- a CDS encoding rhodanese-like domain-containing protein, producing the protein MSAPTTGPYGVEHLLADSRTELERVSPQEAAELQRQGGLIIDIRPDANRLAEGEIPGALTVERIVLEWRLDPASPHRLSGLRPHQPVVLVCNEGYASSLAAAQARELGLTRATDLDGGFRAWKAAGLPVTTAPAGA; encoded by the coding sequence ATGAGCGCACCCACCACCGGCCCCTACGGCGTCGAGCACCTGCTGGCGGATTCCCGCACGGAACTGGAGCGGGTGAGCCCGCAGGAGGCGGCGGAGCTGCAACGGCAGGGCGGGCTGATCATCGACATCCGCCCGGACGCCAACCGCCTCGCGGAGGGCGAGATCCCGGGGGCGCTCACCGTCGAGCGGATCGTCCTGGAGTGGCGGCTCGACCCGGCCAGCCCGCACCGGCTGTCCGGGCTCCGCCCGCACCAACCGGTCGTGCTGGTCTGCAACGAGGGCTACGCCTCCAGCCTCGCCGCCGCCCAGGCCCGCGAGCTGGGCCTGACCCGCGCGACCGACCTCGACGGCGGCTTCCGCGCCTGGAAGGCCGCCGGCCTTCCCGTCACCACCGCCCCCGCAGGGGCCTGA
- a CDS encoding ABC transporter ATP-binding protein, translating to MDGVGVRRGETTLVADVNWSVELDERWVVLGPNGAGKTTLLKMAAAEMHPSEGTVDVLSERMGRTNVFELRPRIGLCSAALAARVPGEELVLDVVVSAGWSVVGRWREQYDEMDTDRAAELLDLLGVAHLADRAFGTLSEGERKRAVIARALMTDPELLLLDEPAAGLDLGGREDLVARLSALAMDPDAPASVLVTHHVEEIPPGFTHALLLRDGSAVAQGLLGDVITEDNLSKTFDQDLELTRSGDRYFARRR from the coding sequence ATGGATGGCGTCGGCGTCCGGCGGGGCGAGACCACGCTGGTGGCCGACGTGAACTGGTCGGTCGAGCTCGACGAGCGATGGGTCGTGCTGGGCCCCAACGGCGCGGGCAAGACGACCCTGCTGAAGATGGCGGCCGCCGAGATGCACCCGAGCGAGGGCACCGTCGACGTGCTCTCCGAACGCATGGGCCGCACCAACGTGTTCGAGCTGCGCCCGCGCATCGGGCTGTGCTCGGCCGCGCTGGCGGCGCGCGTGCCCGGCGAGGAGCTGGTGCTCGACGTGGTGGTCAGCGCGGGCTGGTCGGTGGTCGGCCGCTGGCGGGAGCAGTACGACGAGATGGACACCGACCGGGCCGCGGAGCTGCTGGACCTGCTCGGCGTCGCCCACCTCGCCGACCGCGCCTTCGGGACGCTGTCGGAGGGCGAGCGCAAGCGCGCCGTGATCGCCCGCGCCCTGATGACCGATCCCGAGCTGCTGCTGCTGGACGAGCCGGCCGCCGGGCTCGACCTCGGCGGCCGGGAGGACCTGGTCGCCCGGCTCTCGGCGCTGGCCATGGACCCCGACGCCCCGGCATCGGTGCTGGTCACCCACCATGTCGAGGAGATCCCGCCGGGCTTCACCCACGCCCTGCTGCTGCGCGACGGCTCGGCCGTCGCCCAGGGCCTGCTCGGCGACGTGATCACCGAGGACAACCTGTCCAAGACCTTCGACCAGGACCTGGAGCTGACGCGCAGCGGCGACCGCTACTTCGCCCGCAGGCGTTAG
- a CDS encoding DUF397 domain-containing protein — MFAVDLSQARWRKSSRSDTGSGGNCVEVAFTGTVTAVRDSKEPDGPKLIFTPTQWRHFLTTAQRGNLD, encoded by the coding sequence ATGTTCGCCGTGGATCTCTCCCAGGCCCGCTGGCGCAAGAGCAGCCGAAGCGACACCGGCAGCGGCGGCAACTGCGTCGAGGTCGCATTCACAGGCACGGTGACGGCGGTCCGCGACTCCAAGGAACCCGACGGCCCGAAACTGATCTTCACCCCCACGCAATGGCGGCACTTCCTAACCACAGCCCAACGCGGAAACCTCGACTGA
- a CDS encoding helix-turn-helix domain-containing protein, whose product MSSGNSPTWWRRKLGRRVRAMRESAGLTLEAAAVALDFSSSKLARLEAGGQGIDVHWVRSMMDVYDQRDDELVEMARRSKQKGWWHKHGFNDQGYVGLETEAVLVQCFYATLIPGLLQSDEYARAVFEGSHVRRSEEWISSQVTVRAHRQRRLHDAANPLRLNAVTTDSALHQLIGDACALRRQMQRLLELASLPSVDFRVLPSTAGMHDGLNGPFTMLHFADPEDGVVVYAEHARSDSHGQAIGSPRL is encoded by the coding sequence ATGAGCAGCGGGAACAGCCCGACCTGGTGGCGCCGCAAACTCGGACGCCGCGTGCGAGCGATGCGCGAAAGCGCCGGTCTCACGTTGGAAGCGGCCGCGGTCGCGCTCGACTTCTCCAGCAGCAAACTCGCCCGCCTCGAAGCCGGTGGCCAGGGCATCGACGTCCACTGGGTGCGCTCGATGATGGACGTCTACGACCAGCGCGACGACGAACTCGTCGAGATGGCGCGGAGGTCCAAGCAGAAGGGCTGGTGGCACAAGCACGGGTTCAACGACCAGGGCTATGTCGGGCTGGAGACCGAGGCCGTACTGGTCCAGTGCTTCTACGCGACCTTGATCCCGGGCCTGCTGCAGAGCGACGAATACGCGAGGGCGGTGTTCGAGGGATCGCACGTGCGACGTTCCGAGGAGTGGATAAGCAGCCAGGTAACCGTGCGCGCCCACCGTCAGCGACGACTGCACGACGCGGCGAACCCGCTTCGGCTCAACGCCGTGACCACCGACTCCGCGTTGCACCAGCTCATCGGCGACGCATGCGCCCTCCGAAGGCAGATGCAACGGCTCTTGGAGCTGGCATCGCTACCCAGCGTCGACTTCCGGGTACTCCCATCGACCGCCGGAATGCATGACGGGCTGAACGGCCCGTTCACGATGCTGCACTTCGCAGACCCCGAGGACGGCGTAGTCGTGTACGCCGAACACGCTAGGAGCGATTCACACGGACAAGCCATCGGAAGTCCACGCCTGTAG
- a CDS encoding cysteine dioxygenase, which translates to MTSVHPHVSQYTPTGELPAVGGVQLHPDLDVRLLRDLVPADRTLWTPRELRDLTSAVTSELTGLLLDVVRVDDEERWWARLGLTAGVELWLLSWAPGQGTKPHDHGGASGSFAVLFGELREDYVYPGGPVRTARHDIGSAMGFGSGRAHQVRNVSSVNAASVHAYSPPLLPVRHYADLADVPPVPPQRHPFQPEVVR; encoded by the coding sequence ATGACCTCCGTGCACCCGCACGTCTCCCAGTACACCCCCACCGGAGAACTGCCCGCCGTCGGCGGGGTGCAGCTGCACCCCGACCTCGACGTGCGCCTGCTACGCGACCTCGTCCCGGCCGACCGCACACTGTGGACACCTCGCGAGCTGCGAGACCTGACCAGCGCCGTCACCTCCGAGCTCACCGGGCTGCTGCTGGACGTCGTCCGCGTCGACGACGAGGAGCGCTGGTGGGCGCGACTCGGCCTGACCGCGGGCGTCGAGCTGTGGCTGCTGTCGTGGGCACCGGGGCAGGGCACCAAGCCGCACGACCACGGCGGTGCCTCCGGCTCGTTCGCGGTGCTGTTCGGCGAACTGCGCGAGGACTACGTCTACCCCGGCGGACCCGTGCGCACCGCCCGGCACGACATCGGCTCGGCGATGGGCTTCGGCAGCGGGCGCGCGCACCAGGTGCGCAACGTCAGCTCCGTCAACGCGGCCAGCGTGCACGCCTACTCGCCGCCCCTGCTGCCGGTGCGGCACTACGCCGACCTGGCCGACGTGCCGCCGGTCCCGCCGCAGCGGCACCCGTTCCAACCGGAGGTCGTCCGATGA
- a CDS encoding tetratricopeptide repeat protein has product MRRLQGLPGLQRLRGLRELPWLQGLRRFVRPWMVVAVAGLLAVGVVEVIAGGGPAGYVLGVLGALVGVVLLPMATQLGLLAGSFVFGLRVRHIVFGAMRSLGSWTVGRITFTLRALPVTIGSEIGPWRKPVILRCWLAGVVSALTGIGVVVASWLLADGPFWRGFVLAATPLMLYKLWPRRVPLATSTGWLLFGLPRMPEPKRTEFCAGPMAARAYEALREGDLDRAQSLTDELAAEHPELNTTVSCRVSMHEARGEYAQAVMMLLQHISAADIPPREMSYTLAGMAGLGFAAVEAGQLPGDDLLPLSKKALDDAVKLGFPSFDLSGTRGLLALVEGDVDEAARLAAVGSDHNTSPLARADCYATLARAHMAQHDNAAAREALARAEELAAWWPRVRETRARLQVS; this is encoded by the coding sequence GTGCGAAGGCTGCAAGGGCTCCCCGGACTGCAACGGCTCCGCGGGCTGCGAGAGCTCCCCTGGTTGCAAGGGCTGCGCCGGTTCGTCCGGCCGTGGATGGTCGTCGCCGTCGCGGGGCTGCTCGCGGTCGGTGTCGTCGAGGTGATCGCGGGCGGCGGCCCGGCCGGGTACGTCCTCGGTGTCCTGGGGGCGCTGGTGGGAGTGGTCCTGCTGCCGATGGCCACCCAGCTCGGGTTGCTCGCCGGCTCGTTCGTCTTCGGGCTGCGAGTCCGCCACATCGTGTTCGGGGCGATGCGGTCGCTGGGTTCGTGGACGGTCGGCAGGATCACGTTCACGCTCCGCGCGCTGCCGGTGACCATCGGCTCCGAGATCGGCCCGTGGCGCAAGCCGGTGATCCTGCGGTGCTGGCTTGCGGGTGTGGTGTCGGCTCTCACCGGCATCGGCGTCGTCGTGGCGTCGTGGCTGCTGGCCGACGGGCCGTTCTGGCGCGGGTTCGTGCTCGCCGCGACTCCGCTGATGCTCTACAAGCTGTGGCCCCGGCGGGTTCCGCTGGCCACCTCCACCGGCTGGCTGCTGTTCGGGCTGCCCCGCATGCCGGAACCCAAGCGGACGGAGTTCTGCGCCGGGCCGATGGCCGCCCGCGCCTACGAGGCGTTGCGCGAGGGCGACCTCGACCGGGCCCAGTCGCTCACCGACGAACTCGCCGCCGAGCACCCCGAGCTGAACACGACGGTGTCGTGCCGGGTCTCGATGCACGAGGCGCGCGGTGAGTACGCGCAGGCCGTGATGATGCTGCTCCAGCACATCTCCGCCGCCGACATCCCGCCGCGCGAGATGTCCTACACGCTGGCGGGGATGGCGGGACTGGGCTTCGCCGCCGTGGAGGCCGGGCAGTTGCCCGGCGACGACCTGCTCCCCCTGTCGAAGAAGGCGCTCGACGACGCCGTGAAGCTCGGGTTCCCGTCGTTCGACCTCAGCGGTACGCGGGGACTGCTGGCACTCGTGGAGGGCGACGTGGACGAAGCCGCCCGGCTGGCGGCCGTCGGCTCGGACCACAACACCTCGCCGCTGGCCCGCGCCGACTGCTACGCGACGCTGGCCCGCGCCCACATGGCCCAGCATGACAACGCCGCGGCACGTGAAGCGCTCGCCAGGGCCGAGGAACTCGCCGCTTGGTGGCCCCGCGTCCGCGAGACGCGCGCACGCCTCCAGGTCAGCTGA